A single region of the Jatrophihabitans sp. GAS493 genome encodes:
- a CDS encoding peptidase E, which produces MTADEPTILATSGGIRAGRRVRWEFNSLTEYAIELAGVDGRAPRVCGIGTAVGDDSAWIAAFYAACGVRGLDASHLALFPMPNVDDITELLLGQDVIWATGGSVAGLLAMWDLHGVGAALRQAWEAGVVLTGVSAGSICWHTGGTTDSFGPDLRPVTNGLGFVPFSNGVHYDSEEQRRPKFQAMIADATLPAGYATDDGAGLLYRGTRFVEAVAERDGAGAYYVERSSDATAVETRLDIRRLR; this is translated from the coding sequence ATGACTGCCGACGAACCGACGATTCTGGCGACTTCTGGGGGCATCCGGGCCGGACGCCGGGTGCGCTGGGAGTTCAATTCGCTGACCGAGTACGCCATCGAACTGGCCGGAGTCGATGGTCGCGCACCCCGCGTCTGCGGAATCGGAACCGCAGTCGGTGACGACTCGGCCTGGATCGCCGCCTTCTACGCGGCCTGCGGGGTCCGTGGCCTGGACGCGAGTCATTTGGCCTTATTTCCCATGCCGAATGTCGATGACATCACCGAACTGCTGCTCGGCCAGGACGTCATCTGGGCCACCGGTGGAAGCGTCGCGGGGCTGCTGGCGATGTGGGATCTCCACGGCGTGGGTGCAGCACTGCGGCAAGCCTGGGAGGCCGGGGTCGTGCTCACCGGAGTGTCTGCGGGTTCCATCTGCTGGCACACCGGAGGCACCACCGACTCCTTCGGCCCCGACCTACGCCCGGTGACCAACGGCCTGGGATTCGTGCCGTTCTCCAATGGAGTCCACTACGACTCCGAGGAGCAGCGCCGGCCGAAGTTCCAGGCGATGATCGCCGACGCGACCCTGCCGGCGGGCTACGCGACCGACGACGGGGCCGGCCTGCTCTACCGCGGGACCCGGTTCGTCGAGGCGGTGGCCGAACGGGACGGCGCCGGCGCGTACTACGTCGAGCGCTCGTCCGACGCGACGGCGGTGGAGACGAGACTGGATATCCGCCGCCTCCGCTGA
- a CDS encoding TIGR01777 family oxidoreductase gives MKVLLAGASGAIGTALSRSLVQHGHVIRTLVRRPASGSTEVTWRPDRGELDQAALNGIDAVICLSGAGVAEKRWTDEYKQVMRSSRIDSVCTLARAITETATPPKVFLSASAVGYYGDAGAAAIDESAPAGDGFLAGLCVDWEAATAPAEAAGVRVAHLRTGLVLDASTGLLAKLAPLYRFGLGGKLGSGEQYWPWISLVDEIASIEHLLTSEVHGGVNLTGPAPVTNADFSATLGRVLHRPAVLPVPGFALRAALGEFSSDVLTGQRALPVKLKASGFAFRHSTLTEALTTSLGRAQTRV, from the coding sequence ATGAAGGTTCTCCTCGCAGGTGCCTCCGGAGCGATCGGGACCGCGCTGTCCCGATCGCTGGTGCAACACGGACACGTGATCCGAACATTGGTGCGCCGGCCGGCGAGCGGTTCGACCGAAGTGACGTGGCGGCCTGATCGGGGCGAACTCGATCAGGCCGCACTCAACGGCATCGATGCGGTCATCTGCCTCTCCGGGGCCGGAGTAGCCGAGAAGCGCTGGACCGACGAGTACAAGCAGGTCATGCGCTCCAGCCGGATCGACTCGGTCTGCACACTGGCCCGGGCCATCACCGAAACCGCTACTCCACCGAAGGTCTTCCTCAGCGCGTCCGCCGTCGGTTACTACGGGGATGCCGGCGCGGCGGCTATCGACGAGTCGGCTCCCGCCGGTGACGGATTTCTGGCTGGCCTCTGCGTGGACTGGGAGGCGGCGACCGCCCCGGCCGAGGCGGCCGGAGTCCGGGTGGCTCATCTGCGGACCGGTCTCGTGCTCGACGCCAGCACCGGACTGCTGGCGAAGCTGGCACCGTTGTACCGGTTTGGCCTGGGCGGCAAGCTCGGCAGCGGCGAACAGTACTGGCCGTGGATCTCCCTGGTGGACGAGATCGCTTCGATCGAACACCTGCTGACCAGCGAGGTGCATGGCGGGGTGAACCTCACCGGCCCGGCGCCAGTGACCAACGCTGACTTCTCAGCGACCCTCGGACGCGTTCTGCACCGTCCGGCCGTCCTCCCGGTGCCTGGCTTCGCGCTGCGGGCGGCACTCGGCGAATTCTCCTCGGATGTGCTCACCGGCCAGCGCGCACTTCCGGTCAAGTTGAAGGCTTCCGGTTTCGCCTTTCGACACTCCACCCTCACCGAAGCGCTGACGACCAGCCTCGGACGGGCTCAGACCCGGGTCTGA
- the lipB gene encoding lipoyl(octanoyl) transferase LipB, protein MPNPQPLNVLTPGLVEYTEAWELQRQLHDERVADARPDTVLLLEHPPVFTAGRRTEAWERPTDSTPVIDVDRGGRITWHGPGQLVGYPILKLADPIDVVAYVRRIEMMLIGVCAQFGVAAGQVEGRSGVWLPADELRQQRKIAAIGIRIARGVTLHGFALNCDPDLSAYDRIVPCGIADATVTSLTAETGRPVTVADVLPAVSARLGDLLAFSNDSVPDEAAAPPESTTTPEYASGVA, encoded by the coding sequence GTGCCGAACCCACAACCGCTGAACGTGCTGACCCCAGGTCTGGTCGAGTACACCGAAGCGTGGGAACTACAGCGGCAGTTGCACGACGAGCGGGTGGCCGATGCTCGTCCCGACACCGTCCTGCTGCTCGAACACCCACCGGTCTTCACGGCCGGGCGTCGCACTGAGGCCTGGGAGCGTCCCACCGACTCGACGCCGGTGATTGACGTCGATCGGGGCGGCAGAATCACCTGGCACGGCCCCGGGCAACTGGTTGGCTACCCGATCCTCAAGCTGGCCGATCCGATCGATGTGGTGGCCTACGTACGCCGGATCGAGATGATGCTCATCGGTGTCTGTGCCCAGTTCGGAGTCGCCGCCGGTCAGGTCGAAGGGCGTAGCGGTGTCTGGTTGCCGGCTGACGAGCTGAGGCAGCAGCGCAAGATCGCGGCAATCGGCATCCGTATCGCGCGAGGCGTCACCCTGCACGGCTTCGCGTTGAACTGCGATCCCGACCTCAGCGCATACGACCGGATAGTTCCCTGCGGGATCGCTGACGCCACGGTTACTTCGCTCACGGCCGAGACCGGGCGCCCGGTGACGGTGGCCGACGTTCTTCCCGCCGTCTCGGCTCGGCTCGGCGATCTCCTCGCGTTTTCCAACGATTCTGTACCGGACGAAGCAGCGGCGCCGCCAGAATCGACGACCACACCTGAGTACGCGAGCGGCGTAGCCTGA
- the sucB gene encoding 2-oxoglutarate dehydrogenase, E2 component, dihydrolipoamide succinyltransferase: MPVSVTMPRLGESVTEGTVTRWLKAEGDHVDADEPLLEVSTDKVDTEIPSPASGTLISIKVQEDETVEVGVEIAVISDGDDAGAAPAETPAAETPAAETPAAEAPAAPAEPAPVAAAPAAAPAPAPAPAPAPVAAAPAPVAATPAPAPAPVATPPAAAPAAAQGAVETDEDEEGGGTYVTPLVRKLAGEHGVDLGSVAGTGVGGRIRKSDVLAAAAAKQSAPTAPAAAPAAAPAPAATPAVSPLRGRTEKLTRRRQLIAARMVESLQVSAQLTTVVEVDVTRIARLRERAKADFLAREGVKLSFLPFFAVAAVEALKSHPVLNSSIDTEAGTITYHESEHLGIAVDTEAGLTVPVIHDAGDLNLAGTARKIADLAERTRTNKISPDELGGATFTLTNTGSRGALFDTPILNQPQVGILGTGTVVKRPVVIDDDDLGETIAVRSMVYLALSYDHRIIDGADAARFLTTIKDRLEGGNFERALGLA, translated from the coding sequence ATGCCGGTGTCAGTAACCATGCCCCGCCTTGGTGAAAGCGTCACTGAGGGAACCGTTACCCGGTGGCTCAAGGCCGAGGGTGATCACGTCGATGCCGACGAGCCGTTACTGGAAGTCTCAACCGACAAGGTCGACACCGAGATCCCTTCGCCTGCCTCTGGAACCTTGATCTCGATCAAGGTGCAGGAGGACGAGACGGTGGAGGTCGGCGTCGAGATCGCGGTCATCTCCGACGGCGACGACGCTGGCGCAGCACCCGCTGAGACCCCCGCCGCCGAGACCCCGGCCGCCGAGACCCCGGCCGCCGAGGCCCCGGCCGCGCCCGCTGAGCCGGCACCGGTTGCGGCGGCACCGGCCGCAGCACCTGCACCGGCCCCCGCCCCCGCACCCGCACCTGTCGCAGCTGCTCCCGCCCCGGTTGCTGCCACTCCGGCTCCCGCACCCGCACCGGTTGCCACCCCTCCGGCTGCAGCGCCGGCCGCGGCCCAGGGTGCGGTCGAAACCGACGAGGACGAAGAGGGTGGCGGCACCTACGTCACCCCGCTCGTCCGCAAGCTCGCCGGCGAACACGGCGTAGATCTGGGCAGCGTCGCCGGTACCGGCGTCGGCGGCCGCATCCGCAAGTCGGACGTGCTCGCGGCGGCTGCGGCGAAGCAGTCCGCACCCACCGCTCCCGCAGCGGCGCCTGCCGCCGCACCGGCACCGGCGGCCACACCGGCGGTATCCCCGCTGCGGGGCCGCACCGAGAAGCTGACCCGCCGTCGCCAGCTCATCGCGGCCCGGATGGTGGAATCCCTGCAGGTGAGCGCGCAGCTCACCACCGTGGTCGAGGTCGACGTGACCCGGATCGCGCGGCTTCGCGAGCGGGCCAAGGCCGACTTCCTGGCGCGGGAGGGTGTGAAGCTCTCCTTCCTGCCGTTCTTCGCGGTGGCGGCGGTCGAAGCCCTCAAGTCCCACCCGGTATTGAACTCCTCGATCGACACTGAGGCCGGAACGATCACCTACCACGAGAGCGAACACCTGGGCATCGCCGTGGACACCGAGGCCGGGCTGACCGTGCCGGTGATCCACGACGCCGGTGACCTCAACCTCGCGGGCACCGCACGCAAGATCGCTGACCTGGCCGAGCGCACCCGCACCAACAAGATCAGCCCGGACGAGCTCGGTGGCGCGACGTTCACACTCACCAATACCGGTAGTCGCGGCGCCCTATTCGACACGCCGATCCTGAACCAGCCGCAGGTCGGCATCCTGGGAACCGGGACCGTGGTCAAACGCCCGGTCGTCATCGACGATGACGATCTCGGCGAGACCATCGCCGTCCGCTCGATGGTTTACCTGGCGCTGAGCTACGACCATCGAATCATCGACGGGGCCGACGCGGCGCGCTTCCTCACGACGATCAAGGACCGGCTCGAGGGCGGCAACTTCGAGCGCGCACTCGGGCTCGCCTAA
- a CDS encoding serine/threonine-protein kinase: MTPRPGNRRASPAPSWRLDGYAISERLGVGGSAEVWRARAVHDGRPVALKRLRLGDPAQVRAARTEAALLTTLDHPHLIRLHRLAYTEDHVVLVLELAVGGSLRDLLSRRRFLTVDEAVAALAPVGVALAYAHQHGVVHGDVTPGNVLFTAGGAPLLADLGVARIAGAVRAVDDDPVRCTAAYLEPAVARGGAPTAASDVFMLAATLLHALTGEALWRASTTDQALHLAATADLADLDRRVAPFGVELATLIVRALSIESSQRPTAAEFALDLRRCGRPSTLELNAGAVPGATRVEPLLPILEPDEPSEGGLGSALKDSGRRGGGVHRATRGSPDRPPFTDDSDQRGPGTTRPRRRSGRAAMLLGTLIALLAIAAVSLHPRARGERTTGAAGYAEAGRPSTPDELAAKWLVVLDELREQAYATNNPGLLGQVYDSAGLRNQDAALLATLAPRGCRLIGVRTTFADVHAEARLSRSPLTSTDLVVTSSASLAPSTLVCGTTKRSSAPGQSAVTLRTTLRRVGSQYRISGQTRV, from the coding sequence ATGACCCCGCGCCCCGGCAACCGTCGAGCGTCTCCGGCGCCGTCCTGGCGGCTCGACGGCTACGCCATCTCCGAACGCCTCGGTGTCGGCGGCTCCGCCGAGGTCTGGCGAGCCCGGGCGGTGCACGATGGCCGCCCGGTGGCGCTCAAGCGTCTTCGGCTGGGCGACCCGGCCCAGGTCCGGGCGGCGCGGACTGAGGCCGCGCTGCTGACGACGCTCGATCACCCGCACCTGATTCGGCTGCACAGGCTCGCCTACACCGAGGATCACGTGGTGCTGGTGCTCGAACTCGCCGTCGGTGGGTCGCTACGCGATCTGCTCAGTCGGCGGCGGTTCCTCACGGTTGACGAGGCGGTCGCTGCACTGGCTCCGGTCGGTGTCGCGTTGGCCTACGCCCATCAACACGGCGTAGTTCACGGTGACGTGACGCCGGGAAACGTGCTCTTCACGGCTGGCGGCGCTCCGCTGCTCGCCGATCTCGGCGTCGCCCGCATCGCCGGTGCGGTCCGAGCCGTCGACGATGATCCTGTCCGCTGCACGGCGGCTTACCTGGAGCCCGCGGTCGCCCGTGGCGGCGCCCCGACGGCGGCGAGCGACGTCTTCATGCTCGCCGCGACGCTGCTCCATGCTCTCACCGGCGAGGCGCTCTGGCGAGCTTCGACCACCGACCAGGCGCTACATCTGGCCGCCACCGCCGACCTCGCGGACCTCGACCGGCGGGTCGCTCCGTTCGGGGTCGAGCTCGCCACCCTCATCGTGCGCGCCCTCTCAATCGAGTCGTCTCAGCGGCCCACCGCAGCCGAGTTCGCGCTTGACCTCAGGCGCTGCGGGCGGCCGTCGACGCTCGAACTCAATGCCGGCGCCGTCCCGGGGGCCACCAGGGTCGAGCCGCTGCTACCGATTCTCGAACCCGACGAACCCAGCGAGGGTGGCCTCGGCAGCGCGCTGAAAGACTCCGGACGGCGAGGCGGCGGTGTGCATCGTGCTACCCGGGGCTCGCCGGACCGTCCACCTTTTACTGATGATTCGGATCAGCGTGGCCCGGGGACTACCCGGCCCCGGCGTCGGTCCGGGCGCGCCGCAATGCTTCTCGGCACGCTGATCGCGCTACTGGCAATTGCCGCAGTTAGCCTCCATCCTCGCGCACGGGGTGAGCGCACCACCGGCGCTGCCGGCTACGCCGAGGCAGGTCGGCCATCGACCCCGGACGAGTTGGCCGCCAAGTGGCTCGTCGTGCTGGATGAGCTTCGGGAGCAGGCCTATGCCACGAACAACCCCGGTCTCCTCGGGCAGGTGTACGACTCGGCGGGGCTGCGCAACCAGGACGCAGCGCTACTGGCCACGTTGGCACCCCGTGGTTGTCGATTGATCGGGGTCCGGACCACCTTCGCCGACGTCCACGCCGAAGCACGCCTCTCCCGGTCACCGCTGACGTCCACCGACCTGGTGGTGACCTCGTCGGCGTCGCTGGCGCCATCCACGCTGGTCTGCGGCACAACCAAACGCAGCAGCGCCCCGGGGCAGTCCGCAGTGACGCTGCGGACGACACTGCGCCGGGTCGGGTCGCAGTACCGAATCTCGGGTCAGACCCGGGTCTGA